A stretch of DNA from Pagrus major chromosome 22, Pma_NU_1.0:
cCTCTAAGACCTGACAATCCACAAATGCCGacaattttttttgtctttctgtgacCCACTATTAGGTCGAACAAAACTATTCTCTCGAGCTACACGACCTCCACGAACCGGCTTGTCGCTCACAGTCAATGCGGACACCCTCTGCCCGCTGCCTGCACACCAAGGAGGTTTATTTCTGTAGCGAGCGCAAGCTAGCGTCGCCGGAAGTAACTAGAAAAGGGGGCGGGAATTGTCGGCGTCGgttggagttgttttttttatccaatcagAACGAAGGGATGACGCCGACGCCTCGCTTCAGACGTAATCCTCGTCATTGATTGGCTGCAGACGCGCAAAGGGGGCTGTCCCGGTGTTGAAATGCGTCATTCGTGCCGCGCGCGGTGTGTTTTCGCTTTGGAGCGGAACCAGAACACGGAGCCGTGTCGGCGGCGTGGATCATAATAAGTTACACAAGTTGAGTGTATTCATTactgttttttatatttagcTCCAGTAAACGACTTGAAATCAATTAATATGCGGTAATATGTGTGAAGAGTTTATTCAAACGGGGTTTTAAAGGGTAAAGCATAATACAAAATACGACGATATGGCTCTAAATGTGATTTTAATCGCATATAAACAATTTCCCTGCGTTTACGACCCGTTTATAAACAGTTAAACCTTTCGGCTATGTTCGGCTAAAGTCGGCACCAATGCTAGCAGCAGTCGATGCTGTTTGGCTAGCAGCGTGTCACGCCCATAGACACATATATAAGCTACACGTGATGTAACAGCAACACCCACAAGGTGACTGCTCTCCAACAACATGCCGGAGCGAGAATGGGCTCCCAGTTGACACCTGAGCGCCGGTCGGTCACCGTCTGACAGGATGCATATCGCCGACTTTCTGTCTGGATCATTTGCAGGTAACAGCTAATTGTGTTTTAGCTAGCTTGTCGTGTGACGTTAGCATGAGGTGTTTGCTAAATAGAgagctagtgtgtgtgtgtgtgtgtgtgtgtgtgtgtgtgtgtgtgtgcgtggcgCGATTACAATAGGACAGCAGCACGTGTGGAGATGAGATAAACCCCGACTTAAATTTGGATGTGCCTTGTCAAACTGCCTTTGCTTGTCCTGTTGTACATGTTCTGTATGTGGCATCCGCACATCTAAAACAGGTACTGACAGATGATATCAAGTGTGACTGGTTTGACTGGCAGCTGGGAATCAAAATGTGTTGGATGCACACTTTTCCtagaatatactgtatttatgtatatatgacTGTGCCAATCTGGCATCTTTGCTCTCAACCAGTTGAATCCATCCAACATTTAGGAAGGGATCGCACCAACATGTGACGGATGTACTTAACAGATCAGACAATTGTGAAAACATTGTGACCTTAAGTAAGCCGGGACACCTTAGTGTCAAGTTCAGAAGAATGCAATAAACAGATCAGTTTGCTGGGATTTAATTTTCTCTTTAACTTCACATTTGACCTCCCTGTCAGCTgcactttcattaaaaaaaaaaaaaaaggttgcagTTAAAACCTACAACCTTGAGCATCTCTGTGCCAGATGTGTCCTTGAGGCTCTCTTCTCTCTGGAAACACACAGGTGCATGTGGAGTCGTAGTGGGCTACCCTCTGGACACCGTGAAGGTACAGTATGTAGAACCGTTGACTTGTATAAAgagtatttttttatattgtgtacACACAGCTGCTTTCTTTCCACGTGCTATCCTACAGCACCGTACTGgtcattcacttttttttttttttaaaggggcactatgtagttttggaagagaaatccaaactcagaattttaatatttacattataaatgagataataataataataatacaaacttagaaatagAATTTTTGCCTACATTGCGtggctctacacaggtgcagcagctctATGCCAGGAACGCAACAACAGCGTTGTTGGCACAccgactttaaaggtgcataccagcacatactgtgtgtaaatgctgcacttgttaagtcatctaaagcaatttggctttgaATTATCGGTTCCATTTATGGGCTATAATTAAATTATctgccaggaaaaaaaaaaatcagtcaatgaagatctttctcttctgatttaaaatttcttccccaatactacatagtgcacctttaatcatttCTTCAGTTACTATCtgtatgtctgtttctgtgtacaCTGAGAGAAATGTAAACTGGAATGCAAACTCTCTTTTTCACATCATGTGCTTTATGTTTCTAGGTCCGGATCCAAACCCAGAAACAGTTCAGTGGAATATGGCAGTGTGTAGCGACAACTTTTTCAAAAGAAGGGGTGAGTGGACCTGGTGTTGTAAATGTGCctgttataaaatgtttctCAAAATATTCTAAGAAGTTGTTGAGAAGGAAAGCAACAGGGAGTATTATGTAAGCCAAAAAACTGAGGCGACCAACTATGTGAGAATAGCAGGAATGTCAAAGGTGTAACAAAATGTGAATTACACACTTTCAACAACCGTCTTGTCTAAAGAACAGTTTTGGAATTTGGATACAATTCGCCCACatcagaataataaaacagataatCGCTCAAAATAGTCAGAAATGTTTAATGTTCGGTTTCTCTCGCTTGTGTCATCAGGTGCACGGCTTCTTCAAAGGCATGTCGTTACCCCTGACCACAGTCACTCTGACGTCCTCAGTGTCGTTTGGCACGTACAGGAACTGCCTGCAGTGTCTGAGCCAGGTGCGAAGAGGTGGAACCGGTCCAAACACCAAACTAGAAGTCTTCCTGTCTGGTATGGCAGGGGGTATAGCTCAGGTAACTGAAAGCTGTTGAATCGTGTGACGAATGTGATTCATTTCACCTGCCATTTAGACTGTAAAGGGTTACTTCacctaaaacacacaaaaaatacatgtttagcGCTCGCGTTTGAGACTTCCGCCGCTGagactctccttctctgcctccatcAGACATTGGTGATGTGTCCAGGTGACCTAGTGAAAGTACGCCTGCAGTGTCAGACAGAGTCCAAGCGAAGTGGAGCCAGCATGCCCAAACCCAAGTACCACGGTCCAATTCACTGTCTACTGAGCATCATCAAAGAGGAGGGGGTCATGGGGCTTTACAGATCAGCGCTCCCGCTTATGCTAAGAGACGGGCCATCATTAGCTACGTATTTCTTGACGTACGCAACCGTCAGCGAAATGCTGACGAGCAGCGGCAAGAAAAAACCAGGTGAGTGaagaaaaacaattcaaactCATAATCACCTAATTCGGGGGTTAACATGGTAATCGAAGGTTATTAAATcctgtaatctgaaaagtaccTAGTAGTTTAAgatgtcagacaaatgtagtggagtaaaaagtacaatatctctGTCTGAGATGTAGTGAAAAACAAGTATAACGTTGCATAAAACTGGAAATACTCgattacattccatcactgcttatGTGTCAGCACTGTAAATTTATCTTCAtggatgttttcacattttaatgcagcCCATGTGATAAATGTGTGACGACATTAATCCAACAATCACTGGGCTTCTTATATGATGTACGGGCAGATGCCAACACgaaatgtttaaatgtcactGCCTCCCTTTAACTCCACcgtcttttctttccctccagaTTGGGGTGCTGTGATGCTTGCCGGGGGCATAGCAGGAATCGCAGGTTGGACATTGGGAACCCCCATGGACGTGATCAAAGCCCGTATGCAGATGGACGGCGTTCGGGAGACGAGGAGATACAAAGGTGTTATTCACTGCATCACGGAGACGGcgagggtggagggaggaggcgtGTTCTTCAGGAGCTTGGGCATCAATTACCTGCGCGCGTTCCCCGTCAACATGGTGGTTTTCACCGCGTACGAGCTAGCCACCGACGTCCTCCAAGCCGGACCTGACAGAGCTCAGCAGCCTCGTTTAGGGTTTGAATAGTATTGACTACCTCGAGACACAATGACTCGTGTTTTGTTCGggttttttctgtctgtgtttgtttgtttgtttgttttaaagataTTCGGCAGGAAAATGTCAGTTGAGTTGCATGATTATAAGGAATGATTGTTAACAAGTCTAAGTGTTACAAGTCTAATGCTTGAAAGGGTACTTTATCCTAATACACTCAGGAGTAATTGTCAGTAATGGTCACAGTTTGAACCATAGGTTGGACCAGCTAGGTTTGACCACTAGATGGCGGCCCTGGCCAgcttgttacatttttattttttatttttttgctctctGTTTATGACAGGAAGACTGTTGTACTGGGCTGCTTGAATTTAGAATTTATGAATGAGCTGCAGCACGCACAATTTTAAAGCAACGAGCATGATACCCGTCCATGCCCACGCAGCACGGCTGCATATCAGAAGCTCCGTTACAGTTTATTTCCAGCTAAGTAGCAAAATGGCAAAGCTGGGCAATCTTGATAAAACAATATATGTTGATATTTTAACCCCTGGTGAACTGGATTTATAAAATGGTGTTTGTATAAATGGAATCAATAAGGGTTTCCTTATCAAGCTGAATGTTTGTATATCAGTGGAAAGACTGAAAAAGTAGCAAACGTTCTCTGTATTAGctaatttattttattccatcCTTGTCTTGAACATTTTTGAGATCTGTACTCAATATACATTTGAAGTACAGCTGCTGCCTGTGTATGCATTTTAAGGGCTGGAGTTTGGTTTCAGCGAACACAGTTCTCTGACCGaccagggaaaaaaaattctcaattattatatatatttatataattatgaTGAAGATGCTTATTGTGCCTTCCATAATAAAGGTAGTTCtacaaaatgattaaatgttgtATTGATTTCTGTTATATCGCTGCACACACGAGACAATACCAACGCATGTAGTTTCACTGATGGAGAACGTTTGTGGAGGAAAAAgcagacacaaaacacatttttgtatcGAGCGTGTTCCCCTTTACAACctcagctttaaaggtgcattatgcagttttggggaagacattttaaccagaagaggaagatcttcaacgtaaaatcttaattttactttgtttatatgtggcggaccctgccacctttccagcttcaaacagagttctggggaccttattttcctctgagaacagcttgtttattcactaatggaaaagataaatatgtctgaatttgtattattacctcattaatattgtcaatattaaatttctgagtttgaatttcttttccaaaactacacaatgcCCCTTTAATCAGTGTTAAATTCTAGCATTTTGGTATATAAGTTtagtttatttgcattttttatttttatttttgtaaaccATTCgggaaaaaagtcaataaaagtaaaatacatgTGCAGGTGGATAGAAAGCCATCACAGGCTTATCTGAAAAAAACACCTcggacaaagagaaaaacaaaacatactttaagttaaaaataacaatgcaaAATTAAACATACATAAAGACACCGCACGCTCACCTGAGGCCAAAAGGGGCACTAAGATGAATGAATGTAGGGCAGGTGCGACCGATAATGTTAACGATGTCTCCATTCTATCACGTGTCCCAGTGAATGATGTCAGTGAGTGAGTATGCACGATATCAGAGCTCAGGAACCAGCTCACCTGGTTGAAGCAGGCACTGTTGACATGTGTCCTGTATGAATGTACAgctcaaatatcacaatatgtgCTGTTCTGTAGGGTTGTACCAGCgctgtgtgtgactgacacCGTATTGGCAAAGTCATCCACATCAAGATACTGAAAATAAtattgtcacaaaaacattttatgataCTTTCAATTTCTTTAATGTGATATCTAGAATCTAGAGAAGGGGTGCTTGTATTACAGTAATTCGTGGATTACAGTTACAGCTGTGAAGATATCATGGAACCTGTTGCTTCATCAAACTTAGACGAACTGTAAGTCCAGTGTATGAAATAAAAGACGTTGTTTTCAAATTTAAAACGGGGTTGTTCGGAAATTGTCATCACTGCAAACTACAGCCAGAGATATTCAGATGCCCCGGCCCGTCTCGGTATCAAGGCTCCTGTGAGCTCTCAGTCTGAatcgctagctgcacggctaactgagctaagcaactaagggcagctacagttagcagcagttgaTGGTTACTCCGGTGATATATACTGCCCCCTGAATGTGACAGGtagccattttttaaatattttttttccatattgcacctttaacttgcCCTCCATGAACTCACCTTCTGGTGTCGTGTTGATTATTTTTACCTGGACGCTGTGTGTGGAGAAAAGTCACCATCCATCTTGACATTCCCCAAAATCAAAAGCTTCTTGAACGTGACAGCCACCTCTTGTATTCCTTGCCAGGTTCTAAATTAGAGGGACAAACAAGCCTATTGTTTGATGAAATAATTAGCCAAATCAGCTTATCCCGCGAGCAATGTCAAGTGGAATCTAGGAAACATTGTAAGAGCTGATTGAGTGAGTTAACCGCCACCGCTCCTCCGACCGGCCCAGACGTTCTtactccctctttctcttttaggGCTCTTGCGTGGACTGAACTCCACGTGAGATGGGTCTGAGAGTAATGTTTTCATCAGCTTTACATGTGTAATTGACTCATGTTTATCCCACCATGGGTGCAATAAAGACCTATTATAAAGAACTCAACTGTAATGATTTAATTGCCTTACGAATAACAGATTTACTCAGTGGATGAAGTGGGGTCATGTTGGGTGAGACCCCGGGggacatgttttctgtcagttgTGTGGCAGGACTTCGGATTATAAGCTGCAAACGAGCAAACTGAAGACAAGATTATTGTCTTTTAGTTTGCTTCTGTGGACCCACTTTTACAGATTTGACTGAAAAATCAGTCTCAAGCAGTCGTTTTCCAACTCGAAGAGCTACAAGTTGGTGTTAATTAGTTAATCGTGACCTAACAGAACAATTAGGAGAAGTTCTGTGTGGTTCACGGCATTTGGTCCACAGGGGCTAATGGTTTTGATATAATGGGCTGCATTATCTTTCTTTCAGTTCCAAACCAGCGCCGAGCTTCATAAaccaggctttttttttttttttttttccacaatggGATCCTTGCTGAAATTCTAGGAATCGCAGTCCGTACTGTGAAACAAGGAAACCCCTGAATGTTGCCTTTGTTAGCTGTTTTTAATTAAACCCTGCATGTCTTTTCCCCTTATGCAACAACAGCCCACAATTATGCAAGCATCTAAAGATCTTATTGAGTAACGTTACACGCTGGCTGGTCATGAAATTACTAGAACTGAGTGACACCTTTTTTGTTATTAATCAAGATCTGACATTTGCCTTGCTTCGGTGATGCTGTTTTTGCTCACATGTGCCCTGGGGATCAAGCAACAGCTACACAAGCGACACGGTTTGTTTTTAGGACTTGGCAGTGGTCAAAAAGGATCTGTTTGTGACCTGGCCTGCTCCGTGTCTGGATGATGTTCAGACGATTTAAAGTAACAAGATCATATCACTTCTGTTGCACAAAGCAGATCATGCAACAGATTATTACCCCAGTCGTGAATATTGTGTTGGTGGTATTTTAATAAGCAAATGGGTGGAATGAGTTCGAGCACATGACTCACATCAGAAGAGCCTTTCATGTCTTTCAGCTGGATTGCAGTATGTGCGTCTGTGTTGCTCTGTGTTGTGCATTCAGGGATGGCACAGAAGCCAGGGTTTCCCTCGTCACAAGTCCCTCGTTGTCAAGAGGAACAAATTCATTCAGAAGGAtggcttcaaaataaaatcttagGCAACTTTCGAATGCCTTCCAAAGAAGCGCCACAACACATGATAAATCAACCAGCAGGGTTTTACGTGGGTGATTAAATGATGGGTGTTCACACGGTGTTCGGAAAGCTTCATTTTGTTGTCAGAAATCGGTCCTCGGTAACTACCACTTGGGCCCCCTTTTCACCAATTGCTGTTTGGGCTATTTTGGGAGCTCTGCGCTCCCCTGTTAGTGACGTGTGCTGCTGGGTAAATTTGCAGCTCCGGCGGCCTGGGCCTGCAACCTCAGATGGCATCAATCGGGAGAACATAGAGGGGTGGGAGGGATGAGAAGGAAGGGTAACAGCGAAGATGCTAGAAGGAGAGGGAACAGAGGGGGCggaggtggagagaaaacattaaatatacaaGTATTGGAAGATGACATAAGGAGATGAATGGGGTTTGAAGAAGAGATGCTTTtcataaatggcaaaaaatagaaaacaaactaaTCTAATAGAAGCAGTCAGGcaagaaaaaaaggctttttaatcTGAAGAGGGAAATCTATTTGCATCGGATGAGAGAGATGAACGATGCATTCATGAGAAACTCTTTTTCCTCCTGATGACTAACAAGTGTAGGGAAGAGTGGTGATGTtgatgatggaggtggaggagtggGGGCGCTATTGTACTTCATACTCAAGTGGAACTAACTGTGGCAAAGGGAAGGAGGAAAGGACACACTGAATAAATCTTTTTGATGCTCGGTGCAA
This window harbors:
- the slc25a47a gene encoding solute carrier family 25 member 47-A, with translation MHIADFLSGSFAGACGVVVGYPLDTVKVRIQTQKQFSGIWQCVATTFSKEGVHGFFKGMSLPLTTVTLTSSVSFGTYRNCLQCLSQVRRGGTGPNTKLEVFLSGMAGGIAQTLVMCPGDLVKVRLQCQTESKRSGASMPKPKYHGPIHCLLSIIKEEGVMGLYRSALPLMLRDGPSLATYFLTYATVSEMLTSSGKKKPDWGAVMLAGGIAGIAGWTLGTPMDVIKARMQMDGVRETRRYKGVIHCITETARVEGGGVFFRSLGINYLRAFPVNMVVFTAYELATDVLQAGPDRAQQPRLGFE